Within the Naumovozyma castellii chromosome 1, complete genome genome, the region CCAACATTCTGGCTGTGATAGCACCTCTATGCTTCTTCATCTTACATTGTTTAGAATATGGGAATTGTGGGATCACTGCAGTGATTTTTCTTGCAGAACCACCTCTACAAGCCGAAACCAGAATCAGTAATTCCATAATATGGTCATTGATGGTAGGAGAGCCAGATTGAATGACATAAACGTCTTCGTCACGGACAGAAACACCAATTTGAACAGATGTTTCACCATTGgcaaattttttcaatgtaCATGGAGCTTCCTCAATACCTAATCTTTCACAGACTAACTTCCCTAATTCAGGGTGAGAATTACCAACGAAGACTTTACACTTACGCATGATTTATTGTGGTTTTTTTCTGTTCTTCTAATTATAGGGATGGGATGGTCTGATGTAGCCAATAAACGCTTAGAAAATTTAGATCTTTGCGTTTGAGTTTCCGTAGGAAATCGTGTACCTTTGAGAGGGGGGTAAGTgttggatgatgaagtggTTAACTActgaaataataaatataacaAGATAATATGTAGATTAGATAGCGGTTTCAATAAGGCAATTTAAATATGGGTCTTAATTTGCATGAAAAGCTGGGAAATTCGgtataaatatttattcgTTTCtcgaaaaaaaaaatttttttttcaagtcATCGCGGAAATTTGCGGTTACCCTGGTTACATTTAGGTGACAGTAAATCGTCGATTAAGAACGCTGGAGCCCATTATTAGACTGTGAATAGTCCCATTTCTTGTTTCAACGTCATTATAGGACAGCATTTTAGTGACTATTGAtagtttctttgtttttcGTTTAAATTTCCTGGTATATTTTAATGCATTTCGTCTCTAGTGGTTTTTCGGCCAGATACATTATGATTGGCATGAAATTCCATTGACATTCCAGCTTCAGGATTATTGTTAGAGACCACTTGGTCCATCACTGCATCATTATCTAAATCATCAGCATGACCATTGTTGGCAAAAGTACCGtagtttttcaaaatattactTAGACCCGTAAAAACAGCGTGTGAGTCTGTACTAGAGAATGATTCTCTTCGACTTTCGTTGTTATTAATATCATCCCCATCTGAATCGTATCCTTGAATTTCTAACCCCATTGACAATGCTTCGTTACAGTTCGTCACCATTTCATCTCCTCTGTTAATgccaaaattttcaaatgtaAATAACGTTTCGATCTCTGCATTATAGTATCTATCATATGTGGAATATTTGGGTTGCAGAACTAATTCTACACTTTTCATGGTAAAATCGTCAATGGGAAGATACGAATCATCAGATGGACCATTCATGTGATTCAGCTTTTCAGGGAAAAATTGATCTAAGATTTCATCTCTTTCTAAAGTTAGCAAAATTTCCAACTTATGGCCATCTCTTTCATGAATATGTGTTCTGGATGCGTGATATAGGACGCTACTGTATGGGATCTCTAGACCATGACCTAATACACCGAACCAGATGACAATGCAACTATTCAGGATGAACAATTCCACGTCTTCCAATCTTTGTGTATtttcaacatcatcaaGTAGGAATAGGAATAAGTTCCTGCCCCCACCGAATAGAATCATATGATGACCATTGTTGGCGTACAGTAAGTCAGTATCTCCTAGGACTCGTGGTTGTGTTTTCTTGTATTGTTGGTAAGGTATGACATTTTCAATGGTGGGTTTCGTTACTGCAATTTGGCAATGTTGCTTTTCCTTCATCACTTGAAGATGTGAATGTGTATAATTGTTGTCTTTGATGGTTTTTGAACCTTAATGACTATTTGATTTATAGCTGCTTTTTTTCATCAGAGTGAAAAATGTTTATCCTTTATATTGCCGACGACGTTAAGTACGTAAAGGCGCAAGTTGAAGCTGTGCAttatataatgaagatattaattaatgatattaatgTGGGATTATACTTTTAATATAATGTACATAATAATGGTTGAAGAAGTGGGAATGTATAGACAGAGTATATAATTGGGTACCCTAACGGATACGATTATATATCGTATGAGTGTTTGAGAAATTAATCACGGCTTCTTTCAGCCATTGTTTCATTTCCATATATGCctttttattgttttttaatattttggcACAAGTCAAAGAGGTTCTTCCTTATTAATGTAAATGATATCAGCAGTTTGATCAAATCCGTTGAATGGAGTGGCGGCAGATGAAGTGTACGCACCCAAGTTTGGGAAGTATAACCAATCTCCCACTACTAAATCGTACTTCAAATAGTATTCCTTGGTAATACAGTCTAATCCATCACAAGTTGGCCCCCACATAGACACCTTGTATGGACACTCTGGCTTGGGACTGGATGAGTGGAAATCTtcataatgaaatttgttaTCATGGTATAGGACTCTTGGGTTTGGTTCTTGGTGATCGAACAGAATACAATTCATATTTCCGTAGACACCATCGTTAATGTAGAGCATACATTCTTCCTTATTATTGTTGACCGTTCTCTTGGCGATAACATGAGCTGCTAGAGTGAAGGCAGTTGCAACGAAATATCTACCTGGTTCAGCAATTAAATCCACTCCACATCCTTCAGGAAAAAATTCATCCAATGCCATTCTTAGCACTGCACTGGATTCAgcaaatgtttcaaattggaacCCCCCACCAACATCCaagattttcaattttggcAACTGGTATTCATCCACAACTTTGTTAAAGACAAATTTAGCGTCCTTTACTGCCTTATATAAGCTGCTAAAATCGGATGCACCTGATCCAACATGGAAGGAGACACCGACCAAGTTCAAATCCAATTCTTTAACTTTAGCTAACAATTCATCCACATTCTCCAAATCACAGCCATATTTAGTAGACAACCTACATTGAGCAGTGGAATCATCGGTGGCAATTCTTAAGAACAATTCAGATTCaggatgaaattttttaatcttGTATAATTCCTCCACGTTATCAAAAGTGGATTTCTTCACCTCTTGCTTAGCAGCGAATCTAATAAAAGATGAAACCTTACAAGGATTAGCATAAATGATTCTTTCTGGAGACACTcccaatttcaaaatggtttcaatttccaaCTTGGAAGCACAATCAAAATTAACACCCATATCAGCCAACAATCTTAGGATCAATGGATTTGGGTTACATTTGACCGCGTAATAAGGTTGGATTCTGGGCAGCTCCTTTTGCCAATTCTTGTGCAAGTTGCGAATTTCATTCAAGTCACAAACGAAGAAGGAATTCTCCTCACCGGGGTCGCAAGTGTCCTCGTTAACGGAACGGACTCTTTCTTGTAGAGCTTTAGAAATTTGTGGGTGTGCTTGATCATGTGGTAGTTCGGCGATTTTGGGGTCTGCCTTCAATTGAGCCATATATTGGGCTAAGAATTTGTCCTCCTCTGTGGTGGTAGCAAATGAGTTTGTCATTTCCACTAGAGTGGTTGTTGAGTTTTGCAAAGTTTGATGGATTTCTACTTTAACGTTGGACATGTTCAAATGAGGGTATTGACAGTTGGATGAAAGCTATGGGGTgcttccttcttctttctttctaGTATGTTGAAACACAGAAAATGATCTTTaatgtttattttctccaaagatttatttttagGAGAGGGTGAGCTAATTGGCGATGTGTTTGGTTAGTTGATATATGGCAAACAGAGCAGTGTTGAACGAAGTGTTTGCAGTGTAACAACGAATTGAGGTGAGATGTATTCAGAACTCAGAGATGGGTTACGAACGTTTTTTGAAACAAGTTGATTGGATTAGTCAACGAGAATGGATCCATCCATCCAATACCCAGATTGTTTTTATAGACgcaaatttttttttgagCATTTTCCTTCCTCATCGCCGCATCTTTTCTCCGTTTTTTTCTTTCGGTTAATAGCAACATGTCACAAATTAATTACTGAatgtattatattatattatatgAAATGATATTTAGCC harbors:
- the SPE1 gene encoding ornithine decarboxylase SPE1 (ancestral locus Anc_4.282), translating into MSNVKVEIHQTLQNSTTTLVEMTNSFATTTEEDKFLAQYMAQLKADPKIAELPHDQAHPQISKALQERVRSVNEDTCDPGEENSFFVCDLNEIRNLHKNWQKELPRIQPYYAVKCNPNPLILRLLADMGVNFDCASKLEIETILKLGVSPERIIYANPCKVSSFIRFAAKQEVKKSTFDNVEELYKIKKFHPESELFLRIATDDSTAQCRLSTKYGCDLENVDELLAKVKELDLNLVGVSFHVGSGASDFSSLYKAVKDAKFVFNKVVDEYQLPKLKILDVGGGFQFETFAESSAVLRMALDEFFPEGCGVDLIAEPGRYFVATAFTLAAHVIAKRTVNNNKEECMLYINDGVYGNMNCILFDHQEPNPRVLYHDNKFHYEDFHSSSPKPECPYKVSMWGPTCDGLDCITKEYYLKYDLVVGDWLYFPNLGAYTSSAATPFNGFDQTADIIYINKEEPL
- the LOT5 gene encoding Lot5p (ancestral locus Anc_4.281) translates to MKEKQHCQIAVTKPTIENVIPYQQYKKTQPRVLGDTDLLYANNGHHMILFGGGRNLFLFLLDDVENTQRLEDVELFILNSCIVIWFGVLGHGLEIPYSSVLYHASRTHIHERDGHKLEILLTLERDEILDQFFPEKLNHMNGPSDDSYLPIDDFTMKSVELVLQPKYSTYDRYYNAEIETLFTFENFGINRGDEMVTNCNEALSMGLEIQGYDSDGDDINNNESRRESFSSTDSHAVFTGLSNILKNYGTFANNGHADDLDNDAVMDQVVSNNNPEAGMSMEFHANHNVSGRKTTRDEMH